The following are encoded together in the Peromyscus leucopus breed LL Stock chromosome 1, UCI_PerLeu_2.1, whole genome shotgun sequence genome:
- the LOC114698682 gene encoding olfactory marker protein encodes MAEDGPQKQQLDMPLVLDQDLTKQMRLRVESLKQRGEKRQDGEKLLRPAESVYRLDFIQQQKLQFDRWDVVLDKPGKVTITGTSQNWTPDLTNLMTRQLLDPAAIFWRKEDSDAMDWNEADALEFGERLSDLAKIRKVMYFLITFGEGVEPANLKASVVFNQL; translated from the coding sequence ATGGCAGAGGACGGGCCGCAGAAGCAGCAGCTGGACATGCCGCTGGTTCTAGACCAGGACCTGACCAAGCAGATGCGGCTCCGTGTGGAGAGCCTGAAGCAGCGTGGGGAGAAGCGGCAGGATGGCGAGAAGCTGCTCCGGCCGGCTGAGTCTGTCTACCGCCTTGACTTCATCCAGCAGCAGAAGCTACAGTTCGATCGCTGGGATGTGGTTCTGGACAAGCCGGGCAAGGTCACCATCACGGGCACCTCGCAGAACTGGACGCCCGACCTCACCAACCTCATGACGCGCCAGCTGCTGGACCCTGCTGCCATCTTCTGGCGCAAGGAAGACTCCGACGCCATGGATTGGAATGAGGCCGATGCCCTGGAATTTGGAGAGCGCCTGTCTGACCTGGCCAAAATCCGCAAGGTCATGTATTTCCTCATCACCTTTGGCGAGGGCGTGGAGCCTGCCAACCTCAAGGCCTCCGTGGTGTTTAACCAGCTCTGA